A genome region from Euphorbia lathyris chromosome 4, ddEupLath1.1, whole genome shotgun sequence includes the following:
- the LOC136226292 gene encoding uncharacterized protein, which produces MATFASFLSASLPSPPRILSSFHNHHNYSPFSLSFPFSPPLSASVTSNPRKTRTLILASSSDDFVSNRNWNSADKKSVLSDLIQEIEPLDVSLIQRDVPPTTLDAMKRTISGMLGLLPSDQFKVSIEALWEPLSKLLVSSLMTGYTLRNAEYRLCLERNLDEHDEIFENEAHETSKIYLQGSEEDSAKTNKCYEKSSRSENVTEDPYDNVTEGFGEMSPEVQEYIFHLQSRLSYVKKELHDVKRKSAALQMQQFVGEEKNDLLDYLRSLQPEKVAELSEPTSSELKEVIYSVVHGLLATLSPKMHSKAPPQSENASTGARNAGSEDCAELVENTSLPFQPLISLTRDYLARLLFWCMLLGHYLRGLEYRMELMELLSLTGDAENDTCGDDQVA; this is translated from the exons ATGGCAACCTTTGCCTCTTTTCTCTCAGCTTCTCTTCCTTCTCCTCCTCGGATTCTCTCTTCTTTCCATAACCACCATAACTATTCTCCTTTTTCTCTCTCGTTCCCTTTTTCTCCTCCTCTTTCTGCTTCTGTCACTTCAAACCCTAGAAAAACTCGGACGCTGATTCTCGCTTCCTCTTCCGATGATTTCGTTTCTAATCGTAATTGGAATTCTGCTGATAAG AAATCAGTTCTTTCGGATTTGATACAAGAGATAGAGCCATTAGATGTGAGCCTTATCCAGAGAGATGTTCCACCTACTACATTGGATGCCATGAAGAGGACTATCTCTGGCATGTTGGGGTTACTTCCATCTGATCAGTTTAAAGTTTCGATCGAGGCTTTGTGGGAACCACTCTCCAAATTATTGGTATCCTCGTTGATGACTGG GTATACATTGCGGAATGCGGAGTATAGGCTTTGCCTTGAAAGGAACCTTGATGAGCATGatgaaatttttgaaaatgaAGCACATGAAACAAGTAAAATTTATTTGCAAGGGTCAGAGGAAGATAGTGCTAAAACGAATAAATGCTACGAAAAAAGTAGCAGATCTGAAAACGTAACTGAAGACCCATATGATAATGTTACTGAAGGTTTTGGTGAAATGTCCCCTGAAGTTCAAgaatatatttttcatttgcAATCACGCTTATCTTATGTGAAAAAG GAACTCCATGATGTCAAGAGGAAAAGTGCTGCTCTTCAAATGCAACAGTTTGTAGGTGAAGAAAAGAATGACTTGCTGGACTACTTAAGGTCATTACAACCAGAAAAG GTAGCTGAGTTATCAGAACCTACATCGTCAGAATTGAAAGAAGTAATCTACTCCGTCGTCCATGGTCTCCTTGCAACTCTTTCTCCAAAGATGCATTCCAAGGCTCCGCCTCAATCAGAGAATGCATCCACTGGAGCACgaaatgcggggagtgaagattGTGCGGAACTTGTTGAGAACACTTCTCTCCCATTCCAGCCCCTAATTTCGTTGACGCGGGATTATTTAGCTCGTCTACTCTTCTG GTGTATGCTTTTGGGACACTACCTTCGAGGTCTCGAGTATCGAATGGAGCTCATGGAGCTTCTGTCGTTGACAGGCGATGCGGAAAATGATACATGTGGAGATGATCAAGTTGCTTGA